The window GTTTTTTCTGGGATGAAACCGCAGAGTAGAGAATATTCGCCAGGGCCAGGGGCTATTCCCTTATCTAACAGTTCCTCAAGTTTTGGGGAGAGGAGGTTCATTTTTTTTAGTTGTTCTTTTGTTGGTATTTTTATCCCCGCTTCCCAATCCCTTACTGTCTCTGGCGATACTCCTATATCTACAGCGAGTTGTTCTATGGTGTTATGAAAAAGTTGGCGGCGCTCTTTTATGACGTCTTTTAGTTCCTTTTGGTTTGGCAACATTTTCGATGTTTCTCCCATTAGGTATGCGACAGAAACCCCCAAGACCAAAGCAAGCTTTGCGAGATCTTCTGCTCGGGGCATCCGTTTACCTGTTTCCCAGCGCGATACGGTATCTAAGGAAACGCTTATCTTTTCTGCTAATTCTCCTTGGTTCATTCCGTAACGCTTTCTTGCTTCTCTTATTTGTTCTCCTACATTCATTGTTATCACCTTTTCTGTAATTTAATTCTACCAAATGGCAGGCCTACTTCAATGCGCACTATAGTCTAATTTATTAGACTATATAGCCTTGACGGATATAAAAAATCTGTGTATTATTCGATCATATAGCATAAATAGAGGTGATGATGGTGTCATGTATTAAATTTTATCGCAAAAAAGCAGGACTTACGCAAGGACAGCTTGCAAAATCTATGGGGGTCTCTCTTGATACAATTTCAAGATACGAGACAAATAAGAGAGAGCCACGTGTTTCTGATTTACGCCGAATGGCCGATATCCTCGGTTGTACGCCGATTGAGCTTATGATGGAGTCGGAGGCAAACCCTCCTATCCCCCGGAAGGTGGCGAAGATGCGGGGGTCCGGGATGGCGGCGGTGGCGTAGGGATTCAAGATGCGGAATGCCGGCCCGGAGCCCGGTTTGACGAAAAAGAGGTTATTAGGCTGGAGCTGGTGATCCGGCGGGAAGGAGGAGTAGAGGTTATGAACGGTAATAATATGTACGGCAATGTGGATCAAGGCGGGATTCGTGTAACAAAGCTGGTTTATCCGGATAAGAGCGTGGCTTTTGAGATCGCGGGGCGTTCGGCTGCCGTGAGTTCACGGCGCGAGCTTGAGGAGTTTCTGGCTAGGGTGTTCGAGGAGACTATGGATACGTTCAGGTTTAAGGACGACGAGGTTTTGTAAAAGAGATGGCAGATGTGTTGGTATCAGATAAGTGCATGTTGACGACGGAACAGATAGCGGCGGCGGAGCGGGTGCGTGACCGTTTGCTGGATCTCAAAGACGAGATGGACGAGGATTATGCGCGTACTAAAGCGATGTTTCAGGCGGTACGGCTGTTCGACTCGCTGGGGCTGCGTGATGTGGCCGACGCTTTGGAGGAGTTTGCTTAAGATGATGACACAGGCAGAGTTCAATTCTTTAGGGGTTGTGACAAAGGCGGTTCTAAGGGCGATGGCCGCCACCGAAGGTGATGCGAAGCTGTCAGCCGCAATGACCGGATCTTCTGTGCGGAGCGTGCAGAGTATTATGTGCAGGATGCGCAAGCGTTTTAGCATGTCACAGGCCGATTTGCTCGACGCGGTGAGGAACAGGACGGAGCTTGAGGATTGAGCTGTTTCCCTATGTCGTATTCGCAGTACGACATAGGGAGTTTCAACAGCTTTGAAAGTATGTGTCCTAACATTCTATCACGATTTTGGATTGGAGGCGTTGTTTTGAGCACTGTTTGCCGGATGGTCGCTTTTTGCAGCGGTGATTTTCACGAGAAGAAGCATGTTTTTGAGGAGCGGCTTAGTTGCGCGCCTGCCAGCGAGCTGCGCGCCATGGCGCAGATAAAGCTTGGCTGTAATTTTTGTCTTGAAAAGGAGCTGGACGATAAGGGGTTATGCCGTTGGCTGAAGGTGCATTATGCACCGCTAAGAAAGGTTACCAGGGGGTGAAGTAGGTGGGCGCAAGTTTTACTTATAATCCCAGTTTTGGGGTGAAGATCACGGTCGGGCTGCCGAGGCATGTCGGCCGTGATGTCGGATTTGAGATTTGCGACGCCATTGACGCTTTGATTGAAGAACGGTGGGGGCAAGGTCAGCGATCTTCAATCAGGCCCAGCGAGACGGCGTCTTACCCCAGTATTGAGCCAGAGACGACGAAGTCGCCGGCGGAGAGAACGGCGCTTAAGGGTGGCGCCATGCCTGAGATGCGGTTTGTTCCGTGGCCGGAGTCTGGCCCCGTGACGCTGAATATGGTGGTGAAGGCCTGGGATATCGGCAAGAGTACGTTTCGCAAGCGGGTCGCTGAGGGGCGGATCGCGATGCCGGAGGTTATTGAGGGGCGCAGCGGCTCGGACGAGAATGTCTGGGCGGCGGAGAAGATCACCAGCCAGCTTAAGGCGCTCGGCATCATAAGGCGTTACGAGGCGATTGATTAGGACTGTTGGGCGATGTATGGCCAGGAGGAGTTTTTGGGTGATGTTTGATTTTAAATTTGATTTTCTCACTCCGGAGCAGAATAAGCAGCTCTCGGAATCTATAGAGTTTCTTGTCGGGTTGGAGATAGACAAACTCCGCAGTGATAATGACGCGCTGCAAAAGCGGTGTGCGGAACTCGACGTGCGTTGTTCACAGTTGAAGAGGGCCGAACGCGAACGCGAGGCGCAGCTTGAAGTGGCGAAGGAACGAATATCGGAGATGAATCTCGAGCTTATAGATTCATACCGCGCCAATGTGACGTTGCGCGAATCTCTTGAGAAGGAACGCGAGCACGTAGTGAAGCTTTCGGCCCCGCGCCCGTCCGAGGTCGATGCGCAGGAGCTGAAATCCCAGAACAAGGTGATGGCCGGGGTGATCGAGAAGCTGAAAGAAGAGCTACGCGCGGCGAATTGCAAGGCCAACTGTGTGCCAGCTCCGACGGACGACCGTGAAAACGCCATTGCCGCCGGTATAGCCAAATACAGAAAGCTCGCGTATGGCACAAACAATGAGTTGCGCGAATATAAGGATTTTACCAAACGGCTGATAAGGACCATGGAGACGGCTCCGGAATCCGCGAAAAAGGCAGATACGAAAGAGTGGTCGATGCTTAAGCCGGAAGCCGTGGGAGACATTGGAGGCCCCGCGTGATGAGAGGCCATAAACTGCGAATGAAGATCGCCGGTATTCTGCGGCGGGTGTTGTCCGGCGAGCCAGCGTTTTTCGCGGTGTGCTGCTGTTATAACCGTGAGGCGTATGTCGGGCGGGAGCGTCCGGATGTACGCCCGCTCGGTGTGCTGCCTTGCCGGCGCTGCCATAAATACGCTCACGGCTGCTGGGGGCCGAGGGTGGAGGTACGGTAGGTTGCCTGCGCCTGAATATGCTCTGTACCACGGAGATATTTTTATCGACATCGGTACGATCCCACAACTGGCAAGACGGCAAGGCGTAAGTCCTCATACTATTCGCTTTTATAAGGCGCCGTCATATTTGAAGCGCATCGAGCAGCGCAATGCTCTGGATACGGCGATGATACTGGTTAAGATCGAGGAGGATTGACATGCCGATAGGTAAACGAAGGAAGAAAGGTACAACATCGTCCGGCTCCACCGGCGGGGCTGAAAAGGGCGCCAAGCGGATATCAAAACGGGGGGGGCGAGGAAGGAGCCTCCTGTACGGCTGCCTGTGCGGCATGATATGTGTCCCGTCGGCTGCTCCAAGTTGCTGTTGGGTGGCACGGAAGACGGCTGCGGTTTTGTCTGCCGTGATTACGGCCAGCTTAAGACGCACGAGGACGGCGGTCCTGTGATGAGTGTCAGGTGCGATGACAATTCTTAGGGTGTTCCCCCGTGCGACGTCTTTCACGCCGGTCCCTACGGAAGAGGACAGACATGTTTTTATCGGTGATCCTCCATTGGATTGTTTTATTCCTGAGGATGTCTCCGAGATCCATGTAAGTGTCTCTTTTAGCTGGGATATCCCTGAGGGCGAACGTCTTGCGAAAGCATGGGAGGCAAAGAGGATCGCGCCTGTGCATTTAGGCGGTCCCGCCATAAGCGGTTATCCCTCAGGAGACGAGTTTATTCCAGGGCGGTATCTGCGCCATGGCGTCACTATAACGTCCCGCGGCTGTCCGAATCATTGTTGGTTTTGCATGGTTCCGCGTATAAGTCCCGGCGGGCTGCGTGAATTGGAGATTAAGCCCGGAAATATCGTCCAGGACGATAATCTGCTGGCGTGCAGCGAGCAGCATGTCCGCGCGGTTTTTAAGATGCTTGAATCTCAGGCGAAGGTGATCCTCTCCGGAGGGTTGGAGGCGGCCAGATTAAAGCTATGGCATATGCCGCTCTTTGAGGCGGCGAAGGTTAAGGAGGCGTTTTTCGCCTATGACCGCCCGGAGGAATATGATGCCCTTGTCTACGCCTCATATGTATTACGGTCGTCAAGCTGGTACAGGCCCGGTAAGGCTAGATGTTATATCCTCGTTGGTTTTAGTGGAGATAGTTGTGAGAAGGCGGAAAAGCGCTGCATCGATGCGCTTAGGCTTGGATTTTATCCATTCGCGATGTTTTATCGCGACCAGGAGGGCCGCCAGGTGAAGGATGTCGAGTGGCGTCGATTCATGCACACCTGGTGTCGCCCGGCGGCGATCGCAGCTACCGCGAAAAGGCTTGGTATTGGCAGTAAATAGAGGCAGGTGAGGGCGCTGGATTACAGCGTAAGCGATATAGAGAGGGATTTTTTGGATTTCCTCGGCTCAGAGGGGATTTATCTCGCGGATAATAAGGGGCTGAAGATCGACGGCCGCAAGCACCGCGTTACGCTTTCCGGCGACAAGCGCGGCTCTAATAACGGCGAGTATAAGGTCTTTGCCGACGAGTGGTTTCGCGGCTGGCTGCATAATTGGAAGACGGACGAGTGGTATATGTGGGATCCGCATAAGGACGGAGGCGTCTCTTCCGGCTCTATGTCCGCCGAGGAGAAGCGGGCGCTGGCTGAGAGGTGGGAGGCGGAGAGGGCCGAGCGTAAGCGGCAGGAGGCTCTCTCCCGCGCCCAGGCTTCGGAGCTCGCACGCCGGAAGTGGGAGGCGTCTACACCGGCCGACGTCACGCACGGTTACGCGGCCAAGAAGGGGCTCGGTGATGTTTTTGGAGCGCGCCTGCTGGGCAGCGAGCTTGTTTATCCGCTCTTTGACCCCAGCGGCGAGATCGTCAATATCCAGACTATTACCGCGCAGGGTGTGAAGCGTCCGCAGACTGGCGCGCCTATTGCCGGCAATTTTGGCCTGCTTGTCGCGCGGGGGGAGGTATTTAAAGGGGTAGAAGAGCTTCCCCTTGCGGAGAAAGAGAGCTTTTTTCAGACGGAGCTGCGAAGGCTCACCGCCCGCGTCTGGATCGTCGAGGGTTGGGCGACGGGCTGCACCGTAGCGGAGGCCACGGGAGAGAGCATAGTAATTGCCCTTAACTGCGGCAATTTGCTGCCGGTGGTGCAAAATGTCCGCCATCTTTTTCCGGAGCGCGAGTTTGTCATAGCGGCGGATAATGACCACCGCTCGCGCGGCAATCCCGGTCTGCACGCGGCGCTGCGGGTTTTTGAGGAGACCGGCGTCCCCTATGTTTATCCAGATTTTGACGAGGATGACGCAGGTACGGACTGGAATGACTACGCGGCGAAGCACGGCCTTAAAAGATGCCGCGCTGTGATGCTGCGTAAGCTGGCGGCCTTCAAGGATAAGGGGCTTTATAAGCTGAAGCATTCGGAGCCTCAGTTTGTGGATCTCTCAGAGAGCGGCCGGCCTTTGGGTACGGTGGAAAATTTGCGGGCGCTTTTAGCCTTCGCGGGCATGTCGGTGGAATATGACGAGATCAAGAAGGAGGAGGTCTTTACGATGCCTGGGCGTGTCTGGTGCGGCGATAACGCCAAGAACGCCGCGATCGGCGAGATACTCTCTCTCTGTTCGCGCTGGCGGATGCCGAAGAGCGATATTGAACCTCTCATCTCGAACATCGGCTCGCAGAATATCAGCAATCCCGTCAAGGACTGGATACTCTCCGAGCCCTGGGACGGCATGAATCGTATCCAGAATGTCTATGACTCGCTTGTAGAGGAGAAGGATTTTCCGCGCCCCTTCAAAGAGACGCTGGTGCGCCGCTGGCTCATCTCCGGAGTGGCCGCCGTCTTTATGAAGCGCGGCTTCCGCTGCCGTGGCGTGCTGACCTTCGTCGGCGGACAAGGGATAGGCAAGACGACCTGGTTTCGCACGCTCTTTGGCAGGGATGATTTTTTTTCGGAGGGTGTCGGCCTCAACCTTAAGGATAAGGACAGCGTAAAGGCCGCCATCTCTGCCTGGGGGGTGGAATACGGCGAGCTGGAGGGGACTTTCAACCGCTCCGAGCTGCCGATCCTCAAGGCGTTTCTCACTCGCGGTTCGGATAAGATGCGTATGCCCTGGAGCCGCAAGGAGTCGGATTTCCAGCGTCGTACGATTTACGGTGCGACGGTGAACCAGAGGCAGTTTCTTATCGACGATACGGGCAACGCGCGCTGGTGGTGTATCCCGCTGGCGAGGATCACGGCGCTGGACCGCGGCGAGATGCAGCAGATGTGGCGCGAGGTCTATGAGCGCTATTACCTTATGTACCTCAAAGAGCCTAAAAACGAGGATTGTCAATGGTGGCTGACGAAAGAGGAGGACGCGCTGCTTGCGGAACGCAACCGCGAGTTCGAGGTTCCCTCCAGCGTCGAGGAGATAATCGCCTCACGCCTTGAGTGGGAATGTATGCGCGAACTGTGGGAGCTGAAGACGACGACGCAGATCCTGCACGAGTGCGGCTATCCTCCGGGAGACATAAAGACCGGGACTTTGATCAAGGCGGGCAAGGTGCTGGCGAAGCTCACCGGCGAAACTTCAAAGCCGATGGGGCACGCCAATGCGAGGATGTGGCGCGTGCCGCCAAAGAAGACTGTCTTTGCGGATATTGTCAAATTATGATGTGAGCACATAAGCCGCGAACACTTTAAATAGTAAGTTAAGAATGTTCGCACGAGAAAAGACGGTAATAGCAATGGCGCGCCGCGGGGTGCGCGAGCAGATGGATAATCTGTTCGCAAATGTGTTCGCACAAAAAAATCTTTGCTATCAGAGGGGATAACTGTACCCTGCGAACATGTGACACGAAAAAAGCGCTATAAATAGAATTTTTTACCTTTTAAATGTTTTTCTAAAATCAAGGGGTTTGTGTGTTCGCAATGTTCGCAGTCAGGTTTTTATCAGCAATGGCAAGGATTGAGGGGCGCGAACATATTTGCGAGCATATCGCGAACAAATAGAGGCGGGGAGGCAAGAAGATGAGCTCATATAAGCACCGGATGGCCGAAGGAGCTATCAAGGATTTTCCGAAGATCAAGCAGGACTATGACAGCTATAAGCTTATGCTGGACGCCAGGGCGCTTGCCGGCGGCGGCTGTATTTTCGACGAACGGGTGGACGGCGGCGGAGTTTCCGACAGCGCCGGCGAGAGGTATATGGATCGGTATAACGATCCTGTGCTGCGGAAGCTTCAGGCTCTTGTGGAGGGAATCTATACGGCTTATTACGAACTGCCGCCTGCCGAACGCAGAGTGATTGCCTTACGCTACTGGCAAAATCTTGATGTCCCCGATGTCGCACATGAACTTATGTTCAGCGAAAGTAATGTTTACAGGTACACCCGCAGCGCGCTCAGCTATCTTTATCGGCAGATTTTAAGCGTTCAGCCATTACTTGAAGACTGGAGAACGGGCGGGTTAAAATGAACTCCAACCGCTATTGTTGAGAAATTGTTGAGAATTTTTTCTCAAGTTATCCACATTGGTCAAAGTTTTGTGCTGCTGTTATGCCCGCGTTTTTTTGAGTTCTCTAGTGTGTTTTTCTGTACATTGGTCAAAAAGTCAAAGGTCAAATTGTGTCTGAATTGTTGCAAATTTTTTCGCAGGATTTTCTGCTATACTTCTCTATAGTGGCATAAACAGATATGGCGAACAGAGAGCTGCTTCTCATCTGAGAGGTGGCTCTTTTTGTTTGCCTTAGATCATCTTGCAGAAAGGAGGCGGTACGGATGGCGCTTAGCGAGATGCAGGAGCGTTTTTGTCAGTTTTATGTCGGTGAATGCCGGGGCAACGGCACTGAGGCAGTCGTCCGCGCCGGGTATACTGAGAATAGAAGTTCTGCCGCTGTTATTGCCAGCCAGAACTTAAGGAAGCTTAATATTATCAGTCGTATCAAGGATTTAAGACGTGAAGCACTCGAAGCCTCCGGCTTTGATAAGGAGCGGGTTCGTGAGGCGATAATGCGGCGAATGATGGGGATCGTGAGCACGAGCCTGACGGATATCGTGCATATTTCACCCAGCAGGGACGATCCTCACCGCAGAGAGATCTTAAAAGAGCTTGCCGAGAAGAACGGCGGCCAGCAGATACTTGATTTCGGCGAGCTGCTTTTTGTGCCGACGACGGGGCTGACCGATGAGGCGGACGGCGCGATCAAGAAGTTTAAGGCGATTCAGCCGACGGAGCATTCCGACGGCGGTCTTGAGGTGGAGATGCACGACCCCATTGCCGCCGCGCGTCTGTTGGCGGAGATATCGGGGCTCAAACAGCCGGATACGGAGGTAAACGTGAATGTCTCTCCGGCGGTGATTTTACAGCAGGTGGAGGCCCGCCAGGCGGGGGCGAGCGCCAATGGATAACGGTCTTGTAGAACTGGTGGAGCGCTGGCGTGATTCCCCTCGCGATTTTGTGATCGAGTGTCTTGGCGCAACGCCTACGGAGCAGCAGCGGGCTGTGCTTGATACGCTTGCAAGCCCGGGCGCTAAGATTACGATTCGTTCCGGGCACGGAACTGGAAAGAGTACGCTGTTTGCCTGGACTGCTTTGTGGGCGCTTTGCTGTTTTTTAGATGTTAAGGTTCCGGTTACGGCTCCTACGGCGCACCAGCTGTCGGATATTTTATGGGCGGAAATTAAGAAATGGCACGGGAGTATGCTTGAGCCGTGGAAGAGCGCTATTAAGTTTAAAGCAGATAAGATTATTATGGAGAATTCGCCTGGGTTTGTGGCGGCACGTACCGGAAGGAAGGAAACGCCGGAAGCTTTGCAGGGGTTTCACGCGAAGAATTTAATTTTCCTCATAGATGAAGCGTCCGGCATTCCGGAGCAGGTTTTTGAGACTGCAAGAGGTTCTCTTTCGACGCCTGGGGCACGTATCTTAATGGCGGCGAATCCTACACGTCTGACTGGATATTTTTACAATTCGCATCACAAGAACCGTGACTTATGGTCGCGGTTTGTTTTTTCGTGTATCAACAGTCCCAACGTGGATGCTGAATATGTGAAGCAGATTGCCGAGGAGTACGGGGAGGACAGCGATATGTACCGCGTGCGCGTGCTGGGGGAGTTTCCGCACGCCTCTGTCTCGCAGTTTATGCCCGGTGACGTCGTAGAGGCAGCGATGGGGAAGCATCTGCGGGAGGATATGTATGGTTTTGCGCCCGTCGTCATCGGCGTCGATGTGGCGATGTTTGGCGGCGACCGCAGCGTTATCATGCTTCGCCAGGGGTTATATTCAAATATTCTCTATCAGGTGCGTGGGAATACGCCGGAGACGCTGGCGGCTCATGCGGCCAGGCTATATGACGAGCACAAGGCCGACGCGCTCATCGTGGACGCGACTGGCGTTGGCGAGGCGGTTATGTCGAGCCTCCGTCTGATGAACCGCTCTCCCATCGCCTTTTACGCCGGCGAGAAGTCTCTTTTGCCGAACTGTGTGAACCGGCGCGCGGAGGTTTGGTACAAGATGCGCGAGTGGTTTAAGTTGGGCGGGGCTATACCGGATAATTCGGATTTACGCGACGACCTGGTCGGCCCGGAGTTTCAGTACACCGCCGGCAGCAGCAAGATTCAGCTGGAACGCAAGCAGGATATGGCGAAGCGCGGACTTGCCAGTCCGGATCTTGCCGACGCGCTGGCGATAACTTTTGCCGCCGACGTGCTGCCCAGGTCGTCGCACAGCGGCACCGGAGACGGCGGCGGGTGGGCCGACGATGATTATGACGTTTACAGTTAGGAGGCGGCGAGGTTGTATGAAGAGACAAAGGGAGCCGACGTCAAGGCTGAAGCGGAAACGGTGCGGTGTTATAACGGCAGGATGATGGGCTTTCGGCTGCCGGGGCCAGAGGAGATGGCAGGGGTGGAGGCCTCCGCGCTGGATAGGAGGCTGGCGGATGAGGATTTCGATTTTTATTTGTAGGAAAGGAAGTGAGCGGCATGTGTTCAGGAGGAGGCGGGAGTTACGAGCCTACCCCGGTCCCGAAGGTGGTTCCGGGCGCGACGAGCGTGGCTACCGGCGAGACGGCGGATTCCGGTCTGGCTCTTTCAAAGGCGCTGGAGCGTCAGCGCCGACGCAAGGGGGCGGCCTCTACGGTCAGGAATGAGGGCGGAGCCGGAGGTCTTACGGACTCTTCGGGCGGGAAGAGGCTGTTCGGGGAATGACGGTGGTGTGTGATGGAGTATACGGCGGAGCTTAGGAAGGGGCTGGATCAGCGGCGAGCGGCGCTGCGGAATGACGCCTCTTATATTGAACCTCTCTGGCAGGAGCTGCGGGATTATATTCATCCCTTTCGCGGGCGTTTCGCCGGCGAGAAGAATGACAGGCTGCCGGATATGCTTAAGGTGCTCTCTTCGGTTCCCGGGAAGGCGCGTTCCACGCTGGTAGCAGGAATGCAGTCCGGTCTTACTTCGCCCTCGCGGCAGTGGTTTATGCTTTCCACGCATAACGCCGAGCTCTCGGACGACTGGGAGGTGCGCTGCTGGCTGGATGATGTGCACGACCGCATGATGCGCGTGATGCAGGGGAGTAATTTTTATCACGCGCTGCATAATGTCTATGAGGAGCTGGTCACTTTCGGCACCGGCGTGATGGTTATTGTGCCGGATTATAGTAATGTGATCCGCTGTACGACGCTTACGTGCGGCCGCTATTGGCTGGGCGCCTCGAACGGTTATGACATCGACTGTATTTATCGGGATTTCGACCTGA is drawn from Cloacibacillus porcorum and contains these coding sequences:
- a CDS encoding helix-turn-helix domain-containing protein → MNVGEQIREARKRYGMNQGELAEKISVSLDTVSRWETGKRMPRAEDLAKLALVLGVSVAYLMGETSKMLPNQKELKDVIKERRQLFHNTIEQLAVDIGVSPETVRDWEAGIKIPTKEQLKKMNLLSPKLEELLDKGIAPGPGEYSLLCGFIPEKTLSPEEIKQREQIRRMGMPLMKKCHQRQEAISNTISQGSPEVLPGEVIEELARFNKLLDQTAWCFDDDEKDIVISILKRCIKTLEKESPKDIESAKTA
- a CDS encoding helix-turn-helix domain-containing protein, with product MVSCIKFYRKKAGLTQGQLAKSMGVSLDTISRYETNKREPRVSDLRRMADILGCTPIELMMESEANPPIPRKVAKMRGSGMAAVA
- a CDS encoding terminase small subunit codes for the protein MALSEMQERFCQFYVGECRGNGTEAVVRAGYTENRSSAAVIASQNLRKLNIISRIKDLRREALEASGFDKERVREAIMRRMMGIVSTSLTDIVHISPSRDDPHRREILKELAEKNGGQQILDFGELLFVPTTGLTDEADGAIKKFKAIQPTEHSDGGLEVEMHDPIAAARLLAEISGLKQPDTEVNVNVSPAVILQQVEARQAGASANG
- a CDS encoding sigma factor-like helix-turn-helix DNA-binding protein, producing MSSYKHRMAEGAIKDFPKIKQDYDSYKLMLDARALAGGGCIFDERVDGGGVSDSAGERYMDRYNDPVLRKLQALVEGIYTAYYELPPAERRVIALRYWQNLDVPDVAHELMFSESNVYRYTRSALSYLYRQILSVQPLLEDWRTGGLK
- a CDS encoding VapE domain-containing protein gives rise to the protein MRALDYSVSDIERDFLDFLGSEGIYLADNKGLKIDGRKHRVTLSGDKRGSNNGEYKVFADEWFRGWLHNWKTDEWYMWDPHKDGGVSSGSMSAEEKRALAERWEAERAERKRQEALSRAQASELARRKWEASTPADVTHGYAAKKGLGDVFGARLLGSELVYPLFDPSGEIVNIQTITAQGVKRPQTGAPIAGNFGLLVARGEVFKGVEELPLAEKESFFQTELRRLTARVWIVEGWATGCTVAEATGESIVIALNCGNLLPVVQNVRHLFPEREFVIAADNDHRSRGNPGLHAALRVFEETGVPYVYPDFDEDDAGTDWNDYAAKHGLKRCRAVMLRKLAAFKDKGLYKLKHSEPQFVDLSESGRPLGTVENLRALLAFAGMSVEYDEIKKEEVFTMPGRVWCGDNAKNAAIGEILSLCSRWRMPKSDIEPLISNIGSQNISNPVKDWILSEPWDGMNRIQNVYDSLVEEKDFPRPFKETLVRRWLISGVAAVFMKRGFRCRGVLTFVGGQGIGKTTWFRTLFGRDDFFSEGVGLNLKDKDSVKAAISAWGVEYGELEGTFNRSELPILKAFLTRGSDKMRMPWSRKESDFQRRTIYGATVNQRQFLIDDTGNARWWCIPLARITALDRGEMQQMWREVYERYYLMYLKEPKNEDCQWWLTKEEDALLAERNREFEVPSSVEEIIASRLEWECMRELWELKTTTQILHECGYPPGDIKTGTLIKAGKVLAKLTGETSKPMGHANARMWRVPPKKTVFADIVKL